The following DNA comes from Deltaproteobacteria bacterium.
GTTGAGCGCGCTCTTGATTCCATTGGCCATCTATATCTTCCCGTTGATTTGCTACCATCTGCATCAAATGGTTGCGCCAATTGTTGAAGGTGAGTCAACTATCATCGGCACGTATTCCCCATGGTACGGAAGTCACATGATTCAGCTCGTATTCATAGGTTTCCCATCGTGCGAGAGATTCTTACGCCTCTTTCCTGGCGTATTCTCTGTTTGGCTTAGGCTTTGGGGAAGTAAGGTGGGTAAATCGGTCTACTACACTCCTCATTTAGAACTCGCGGACCGTGGACTTCTCGAAATCGGACATGGCTGTGTATTCGGTTATAACGTTAAAATTGCAGGTCACTATATTTCTCCGAGCAAGGAGAAGGGCCTAAAGCTTTACGTGCGAAGAGTGGTTATTGAAGATGGCGGTTTCGTTGGCGCGGCCAGCCGTTTAGCCCCTGGTGTCGTTGTTAAATCAGGAGCTTTGGTAAAAGCCACGGTGGATGTGTATCCGGATACGGTGGTTGAGAAGAAGTCTTCATGAGAAGGCTGCTCTTTTATGTACTGCGATGGATGGCTTGGCCTTTTGCCCGGCGGTTTCGCGGCGCTCTTGAAAATCCCCGTGGTGCTCAAGCGAATGTATTGGCCGCGATTACCGCTGAACTTCGACAAACAGATTATGGGAAACATTTGGGCGTGGAGACGACCGAGGATTTTCGGAAGAAAGTCCCCGTTGTTGACTATGATGACTTAGCGCCGTGGATTGAGAAGCAAAAGAAGTTCGAATCAGGCGCACTCATTGCAACCAAGGTTCTCTTCTACGAAAAAACTTCCGGTAGTACAGGCCCAGCAAAATATATACCTTATACAAAGGCTCTGCGAACAAGCTTTACCAGAATGTTCCTTGTTTGGGCTTATGATGTGGTTGCCCGAGGACCAGGGATTGGTTCTGGGAAGTTGTACTTTTCGGTATCGCCATC
Coding sequences within:
- a CDS encoding acyl transferase, with translation MTLAGKLITFFPGLHALLVLGAGGYFIVVPNWLSALLIPLAIYIFPLICYHLHQMVAPIVEGESTIIGTYSPWYGSHMIQLVFIGFPSCERFLRLFPGVFSVWLRLWGSKVGKSVYYTPHLELADRGLLEIGHGCVFGYNVKIAGHYISPSKEKGLKLYVRRVVIEDGGFVGAASRLAPGVVVKSGALVKATVDVYPDTVVEKKSS